The Endozoicomonas sp. 4G DNA segment AGGCTCTGTCCTACGCCATCAACCGTGACGCCATCACTCAATACGTGAAAGGTCAGGGTGAGAAGTCTGCTTACACCTTCACCCCTGAAACCATCAGCGGCTTTGTTCCACCTGTCACAGACTTCAGTGAAATGTCTCAGGCTGAGCGGAATGCGGAAGCCAAACGCCTGCTGTCTGAAGCCGGATACGGTCCAGACAATCCTCTGGAAGTCAATCTGCTGTACAACACAGACGAAGCTCACAAGAAAATCGCTATCGCCATTGGCCAGATGTGGAAACCGCTGGGTGTGAAAGTGACACTGGAGAATCAGGAGTGGAAAACCTTCCTGGACTCTCAGGCTGAGGGAGATTTCGATATAGCCCGTGCAGGCTGGATTGGCGACTACAATGAAGCCTCAACCTTCCTGGATCTGAATACTTCTACCCATGGAAAAAACGATGCCCAGTTTAAAAACGAGGCATACGACAAACTGTTGGCTAAATCCAGAGTCGTGACCAGCGACGAAGAGCGCTCCAAACTCTACACAGAAGCCGAGAAGATTCTGGCTGAAGAGATGCCTGTCGCTCCTATCTACCAATACGTAATCAGCCGACTGGTTAAGCCCTATGTAGGCGGTTACACCGTGAGCAATGTTGAGGACAACATTTACACCAGAGATCTGTATATCGAGAAGCATTAATTCCTCTCTTGTGGTTCCCGTGCTGTAGCGTGGGAACCCGTTGTACGAGTTGCGAACGTTTTGCGACATCCTCGGGAGCGTAGGAACGAGTTTTTGAGGGAACATGACTAACTGATGGTGTACCTATGTTTATATTTATTTTGAGACGTATCGGCGTTGCCATTCCAACGCTGTTTATTCTCGTGCTGTTGTCGTTTTTCCTGATGCAGATGGCCCCCGGCAGTCCTTTCACCGGCGATTTCAATATGCCACCGGAAATCCTGGCCAATCTGGAAGCCAAGTACCATCTGGACAAGCCACTGTGGCAACAATTTGCTTACTACCTGAAAGATCTTTTGCACGGCGATCTGGGGCCGTCTTTCAAGTACAAGGATTACACCGTTAACGAACTGGTGGCCCAGAGCTTCCCGGTTTCTATGACCATTGGCTCACTGGCGTTTGTACTCACTGTGATCGTCGGGGTTGGACTGGGCACACTGGCGGCCCTGAAACAAAACTCCTGGGTCGACTACACCGTGATGACTTTCTCCATGGTGGGTGTCGTGCTGCCTTCTTTTGTGATTGCGCCGCTGATGGTGTTGCTATTTTCCATCACCCTGAAATGGCTGCCCGCAGGTGGCTGGAACGATGGCAGCTTGCAGAACATGATTCTGCCTGTGGCGGCCATGGGTATTCTTTATGTTGCGGCCATCGCCCGTATTATGCGTTCCAGTATGATTGAAACCCTGAACAGTAACTTTATTCGTACTGCCCGGGCCAAGGGTTTGCCAAAGCATCACATAATTCTTAAACATGCCCTGAAACCGGCGCTGCTGCCTGTGGTTTCTTATCTGGGCCCGGCTTTCGTCGGCATTATCACCGGCTCAGTGGTGATTGAAACGGTGTTTGGCCTGCCCGGCATGGGTCAGCATTTTGTTAACGGTGCACTGAACCGGGATTACTCGCTGGTACTGGGGCTGACCATCATCATTGGCTCACTGACCATCCTGTTCACCGCTATCGTCGATATTCTCTACGGGCTGATCGATCCGAAAATCAGGGTGGGGGGTTAAACCATGGCGTCTATTTCCTTGAAAAACCGCACTGTGAATAACATGGTGAAAAAAGAAAGCCACCAGGCTGTGGAAAACTTTTCCCAACAGCTGGAGATTGAAGGACGCAGCCTTTGGGCCGATGCCCGCCGACGTTTCCTGAGTAACAAGGCCGCAGTCGCCAGTATGATCGTGCTGGCCGCAGTCACCTTGCTGATTATCTTTGGCCCCATGGCCAGCCAGTTCACTTACGACGAAATTGACTGGGCCAATATGGCGGCACCGCCGTCTATGGAAACCGGCCACTTTTTTGGTACGGATCACCTGGGCCGGGATCTTTTTGTGCGTACCCTTGAAGGCGGGCGAATCTCGTTCATGGTGGGTGCCCTGGGGGCGCTGGTCGCCGTGATCATTGGCACGATTTACGGTGCCATGGCGGGCTTCCTGGGAGGCCGTGTTGATAATCTGATGATGCGGGCACTGGAAATCCTTCAGTCTTTCCCGTTTATGTTCCTGGTAATCCTGATGATTACCTTTTTCGGACGCTCCATACTACTGATCTTTATCGCCATAGGGGCCGTCTCCTGGCTGGATATGGCGCGTATCGTCAGAGGCCAGACCCTGAGCCTGAAGAGCAAGGAGTTTGTCGAAGCGGCCATTATCAGTGGTGCCAATTCCAGCCAGATTATTCGCCGTCACCTGATTCCTAACCTGCTGGGCATTGTGGTGGTTTACGCCTCTTTGCTGGTCCCTGGCATGATTCTGTTTGAATCCTTCCTGAGCTTCCTGGGACTGGGTGTACAGGAACCCATGACCAGCTGGGGCGCACTGGTTAACGAGGGTGCCATTTCGATGGAAGTGGCGATCTGGCAACTGGCCTTCCCGACTTCTTTCCTGGTGATTACTCTGTTCTGTTTCAACTTTATTGGCGATGGGCTGCGTGATGCCCTGGACCCGAAGGATCGTTGATATGCATTTATTAGATGTCGATAACCTGCGGGTTAGATTTACGACACCCGACGGGGATGTTACCGCGGTAAACAATATGACCTTCTCCCTGGATTCCGGTGAAACACTGGGTCTGGTAGGGGAGTCCGGTTCCGGTAAAAGCCAGACCGCTTTTGCCCTTATGGGACTGCTGGCGAAAAACGGCATTATCGAAGGTTCGGCCCGGTTTGAAGGCCAGAATATTCTGGGCCTGAGCGAAGCGGAGCTGAACCACATTCGTGCCGAAAAGATCTCCATGATCTTCCAGGATCCCATGACCTCGCTGAACCCTTACATGAAAGTCGGGCCTCAGCTGATGGAAGTGTTACAGCTGCACAAAGGCATGAGCAAAAAAGAAGCCTTTGAAGAATCCGTCAGGATGCTGGATGCGGTAAAAATTCCTGAAGCTCGCAAGCGTATGAGTATGTATCCCCATGAGTTTTCAGGGGGTATGCGTCAGCGGGTGATGATTGCCATGGCACTGCTGTGCCGTCCCAAACTGTTGATTGCTGACGAACCGACCACCGCCCTGGACGTGACCGTTCAGGCCCAGATCATGGAACTGTTGAATGAGCTGAAGACCGAGTTCAACACCGCCATCATTATGATCACTCACGATCTGGGTGTGGTGGCGGGTATCTGTGACAAGGTGCTGGTGATGTACGCCGGTCGTACCATGGAATACGGTACCACCAACGAGGTTTTCTATGATCCTCGTCACCCTTACTCCCGTGGTCTGCTGGGGGCGATTCCCCGGCTGGATACCGAGGGTGAAATTCTGCCGACCATTCCGGGCAACCCTCCCAACCTGTTGAGTCTGCCCCCGGGCTGTCCTTTTCAGGAGCGTTGCCCTCATGTTCAGCCACGTTGCCAGCGGGAAGCACCACCTCTGGAGAACTTTGGTGACGGTCGTCAGAAAGCCTGCTTCTGGACACCCGATAACTCAGCCAATGCCTTCGATGGACCACTGAATACTTCCGGCAGGTCCGTTAATTCTTACAATAGGGAGGTGGTAGTATGAGCCTTCAGCTTACAGAAAGCCTTCAGCCTGTAGAAAGCCCTCAGCCTGTAGAAAGCCCTCAGCCTGTAGAAAGCCCTCAGCCTGTAGAAAGCCCTCAGCCTGTAGAAAGCCCTCAGCCTGTAGAAAGCCTTCAGCCTATTTTGAAAGTGCGGGATGTAAAGGTTCACTTCCCGATTCACAAAGCCAAAAACTGGCCCTGGGAGAAGTCCCCGGTGCTGAAAGCCGTGGATGGCGTCAGTTTCGATCTTTTTGAAGGAGAAACCCTTGGCGTCGTCGGTGAATCCGGCTGCGGCAAATCCACCCTGGCCCGTTCCATCATTGGTCTGGTCAAGGCCACCGATGGCGAGATCTTCTGGCAGGACGACAACGTCGCCGGGCTGCCGGAAAAAGCTATGAGAGAGATCCGCAAAGATATCCAGATGATCTTTCAGGATCCGCTGGCATCACTGAACCCGAGAATGACAATAGGCGATATTATTGCCGAGCCGCTTCGCAACTATTACCCGGAGTTGTCGAAGAATGAGGTGCTCTCCCAGGTTCGCGACATGATGACCAAAGTGGGCCTGCTGCCTAACGTGATTAACCGTTATCCCCATGAATTTTCGGGGGGGCAGTGTCAGCGTATCGGTATTGCCCGGGCATTGATTCTCAAGCCCAAGCTGGTGATCTGTGATGAGCCGGTAAGTGCGCTGGACGTATCCATCCAGGCTCAGGTGGTTAACCTGCTGAAAGAACTTCAGAAACAAATGGGTCTGTCCCTGATCTTTATTGCCCACGACCTGAGCGTGGTGAAGCATATCAGCGACCGGGTGCTGGTGATGTATCTGGGCAATGAAGTGGAAACCGCCAAAGCTGAACCTATGTATGATGACCCCCGTCATCCTTACACCAAAGCGTTGTTGTCAGCGGTTCCTATTCCTGATCCGGAAATGGAGAAAAAGAAGGAGATTGAATTGCTGGAAGGCGACCTGCCTTCGCCCATCAGCCCACCCAGCGGCTGTGTGTTCAGAACCCGCTGCCCGATAGCAGAAGCCAGTTGTGCCCAGCATCGGCCAAGGTTGATGGACGTTGGCAACCAGCATTTTGCGGCCTGTCCCAAGGCTTGATGACCAGCTCACCTGTTTACCAGCAGGTGAGTTTCTTCCTGTTCAGTTAACTTTCTGGCAACCAATTCTCAGTCATAACTTGCTCAAAACTCTAGGGACAGGTTTCAGGTGAACATGCTCTCTGCTGAAATAGTACGTATGTATAGTGAACATTTTTAAAAAATACCTGCTATCTTTACTCCAGACCTTCAGGAGGCATATATGAGCAAAACCAAAACCACAGACCCCATCGATCAAGAACTATTGGAACAAGCGCATGAGTTGAATATCAATATTTCGTCCGCAGAGGAACAGCGCGTAAAGACTGAAGTCAGAAGCTTGGAAGAGGAGCGTTTGAAAAAACTTTACAAGGAAGCAATAAAAGAAATTGAACAAGTTGTTCAAGAAGATGGCTTGTTCAGTGAAGGTATAAGGACGTTTTCCGACCTGCGCCCCTGAGAGAGGTCGGACAAAACAAACAACTGACCGGCACAGCAATTAGCTTATCCGAAAAGGGCAGTACCCTGTCTCCGTTATAAACAATAACACCCCGTTGAATACACCCTGCTTTTATCAGCATTTCCTGAGCCGCAAACATTTCCTTTTTAACCGTCAGGCCTGCTTTCACTTCAATACCTGTCGCTCGTCCGTTATATCCGGATAAAATAAAATCCACTTCATATTTGCTTTTGTCACGGTAATGGAACAGTTGGCAATCCTCATCACTGACAGCGATGGCTTTCAGTAATTCTGAGCAAACCCAGGTTTCCATCATTGATCCCATCAGATTTCTATCCGCTTTAAGCGAATCTTCATTGATGCCTCTCAGGGCACACAGCAGTCCAGTGTCCACAAAATGGATTTTGGCCTGCTTGATACTTCGTTTCAGCTCATTGCGATGCCAGCCGGGAATTCGTTTTACCAGATAAAGATTCTCCAATGCCGAAACATACTTTTGCACCGATTTAATATCCATCTGCACCGCTTTTCCAAGATTGGCGTAGTTCAGGGCATCGGATGAAATAGCCGCTAACAATCTCAGCAGCTGATTCATTTCATCCAGTTTTTGCAGTTGGAATACTTCTTTGATATCCCGACGAACAAGGGCATCGGTGTAGGAACGGTGCCAGCGAACCCTTCGTTCAGGTGAGCGTTGCTGAACTTCCGGATAACCGCCGCGGACAATCGCCGAGATGGCATTATCGTATTCAAAGGACATTGAGGGCTTGGGAACAAAATCTGGAGACAGGAGTTGTTTAATAACATCGTTTTGATCAGCACTGAATAAAACCTGATGCAGCTCAGGTTGGCTGAACGGGTAGAGAGTCACGAACTCAGCTCGCCCCGCCAGAGAATCTGCCAGTGTCGGCAGCGTCATCAGATCGGCAGAGCCAGTCAGAATAAATGAACCGGGCTGACGATCTTCATCCACTAACCATTTGATCGTACGAATCAATTCAGGAGCCCTCTGAACTTCATCAATAATGACCGGGCGTGATTGCTGGCGCAGCAAGCCAACAGGATCATCACGGGCAATGGAGAGAATGTTTTCGTCATCCAGAGTGAGATAACTCCCCTTACCCTTTAGTTCGGGCAGTGCCAGAAGATGCTGGCTCAGAGTCGTCTTTCCCGACTGTCTTGGGCCGGTTATCACTACTACGGGGGTATCGGTCAGACATTCCTGAAGATACCGTTCAATAGCTCTGGCGATGTAGGGCATGTTTTTGACCAAATTGGATTTTAGATACGACTATTATGGATTTTTAGTATGACTATTATGGATTTTAGATGCGACTATTATGGATTTCAATCACTCAGTCGTACTGCGTATCGGCTGAGCAGGGCCGTAAGAACACGGCTCCCCGACCTGCTCCTTCCGAAGGATAATGATTAATTCTGCCTCAGGGGTTGTCATCTGGGCATTTCAAGGGTTTAATTCGCGCATTCTAACAACCCTGAGCTTGATCAAGGGTCGAGTCCCCCGCCAGAGTGAAGCACCTCCATAATGGTTTCGATTCACTGCTGGTCCTGAATTTCCAGACTCTCTACTGCTACCCCAACAACTGGCTGGTTGGACCTTCCCGTTATTAAGATCGGTTTTATAAGGAAAGGCATCATGCTGAAAGACAACACATACCTTGAGACCCTCTATGATGGCTACGGCCAGAGTTTTTCTGTCGATGAGATGCTGTTCGAGCAGAAAACCGAACACCAGCACCTGGTTATTTTCAACAACAAACTGTTTGGTCGCATGATGGCGCTGGACGGTGTGATCCAGACCACAGAAAAAGATGAGTTCATCTATCACGAAATGATGACTCACGTGCCTATCCTGACCCACGGCAATGCCCGGCGGGTACTGATTATCGGCGGGGGTGACGGGGGTATCCTGCGTGAAGTGCTCAAGCACAAAAGCGTTGAGCACGTCACCATGGTGGAAATCGATGGCGCGGTGGTCGAGATGTGCAAAAAGTGGCTGCCCAATCACTCCGCCGGTGCCTATGAAGATCCAAGAGCCAACCTGGTGATTGACGACGGCATCCACTTTGTCAGTAACCGAGAACAAACCCCCGACGGCAGTTTTGACGTTATCATTTCTGACTGCACAGACCCCATTGGTCCCGGTGAAGTACTGTTCTCTTCAGACTTCTATGCAGGCTGCCAACGCCTGCTGAAAGAAGATGGCATTTTTGTCGCCCAGAACGGCGTCTGCTTTATGCAGTTGGACGAAGTGGAAACCACCACCCGCCGTCTGGGTCATTATATGAAAGACTGCTACTTCTACAGCGCCGCTGTGCCCACCTACGTCGGCGGTATCATGACTTTTGCCTGGGGTGCCAAAAACCCTGAAGCCCGTCACATTTCTCTGGCAACAGTGACTGAACGTTTTGCAACCTGTGGAGTCGAAACACGGTATTACACTCCCGCTATCCATAAGGCAGCGTTTGCTCTACCCGGATACGTAGAAAAGGCGATACAGAAGGTCCATGACTAACCCAGCAATACCCGGCTTTCCGGAAGTCTCAACTGACAACCTTGAGCCCATTGACAACCTTGAGCGCATAGACAGCCTTGAGCCCACAAACAGCGAATGGAGCGTGGAAGCGTCACGCTCCACCTACAATGCCCGCTATTGGAGCCAGGGATACTTCGATATTAACGACAATGGCGAAGTCGTCTATTTGCCTAAGGGCAGACCGGCGGTCAGTCTCAATAATATTGCGGCTCAACTGGTTCGCAAAGGTGCGTCACTGCCGATCCTGGTGCGTTTCCCGGAGATTCTTCATGACCGGGTTAACACACTGTGCGACGCCTTTAACCAGGCCATTGGGGAATATGGCTATGGCAATGATTATCTGGCGGTTTATCCCATCAAGGTGAATCAGCAGCGGGCCGTGGTCGAAGAGATTCTGGACTGTCAGTCCGCCCGACAGGATCGCCAGCTGGGCCTTGAGTGTGGCAGTAAACCTGAGCTGCTGGCGGTACTGGCCATGGCCAAGCGCGCCAGCTCTGTCATTGTTTGCAATGGCTACAAAGACAGGGAATATATTCGTCTGGCGCTGATCGGTGAAAAGCTCGGGCATCAGGTCTACATCGTCCTGGAAAAAATCACTGAGCTGGAAATGGTGCTGAAGGAGGCCAGGGAACTGGGTGTCTCCCCAAGACTGGGCCTTCGTGTTCGCCTTGCGTCCCAGGGCCAGGGCAAATGGCAGGCCAGCGGTGGCGAAAAGTCCAAGTTTGGCCTGTCTGCCAGTCAGGTACTGAATGTCATCAAGCGGCTCAAAGACAATGGCAATATGGACTCCTTGCAGCTGCTGCATTTCCATCTGGGTTCCCAGATGTCGAATATTCGTGATATCCGCAAGGGTATCAGCGAGTGCGCAAGGGTTTATACCGAACTGTGTCGTCTGGGTGCACCGATCCATTGTCTGGATGTGGGTGGCGGTCTGGCTGTGGACTATGAAGGTACCCGAAGCCAGAGTTCCTGTTCCATGAACTACAGCCTCCAGGAATATGCGAACAATATCGTTTATACCCTGGGGGATCTTTGCGCTGAGCAAAACATTCCGGTACCAAGAATTATCTCCGAGTCGGGTAGAAACCTGACGGCGCACCACGCGGTCCTGATCACTGACGTAGTGGGTGTTGAAAGCTACGAGCCGGAAGAACTTTCGGCCCCGGGCAAAGAAGCGCCGCAACTGCTCCATAATATGTGGCGCTCCTGGGAAGACCTGGTCAAAGGGGTTGAGCAACGGGCACAGGTTGAGCTGTTCCACGATACCCAGAGTGACCTTTCCGAGGTTCATTCCCAGTTCGAAATGGGCCTGCTGGATCTGGAACAGAGAGCCTGGGCTGAAAGTATTAATTTGAGAATCTGTTATGAGCTGTCCAGACGACTGTCTCATAAAAACCGTTCCCACAGACCGCTGATCGATGAACTGAGTGAAAAACTGGCTGACAAGTTCTACGTCAACTTTTCCCTGTTCCAGTCTTTGCCCGATGCCTGGGGCATTGACCAGGTGTTCCCGGTATTGCCGCTTTCCGGCCTCAACCGACCTCCCCAAAAGCGTGCGGTTATGCTGGATATTACCTGTGATTCCGATGGCACCATTGACCAGTACGTTGATGGCCAGGGGATTGAAACCACTTTGCCCGTACCTGAGTGGCATCCGGACAAGCCTTATATGATTGGTATTTTCCTGGTCGGTGCCTACCAGGAAATTCTGGGGGACATGCACAATTTATTTGGCGACACCGACACAGTATCCATTCGTGTCACGGACCTGGGATTGATTGAGATGTTTGATTTCCAGGCCGGAGACACCGTCGAAGATGTTCTTAATTACGTGAACCTGAAACCAGAAAGCTTCCTGCATACCTATCAGAAACTGGTGGCAGAGTACCTGCCAGAATCAAACCGGGCTCAGGTGCTGGCAGAACTGGAAGCAGGCCTTAAAGGCTACACCTACCTTGAACACCTTGGAGGAAATGAGCTGTGATGTTCTTCGAAGGCTCTGAAAAAAAAGTAGAAGTCATTACAGCAGCTGAAGCAGGCTCGCTGCGTGAGCTGGGCAAAGACTTCTGGTCTGCTGTTGTCGCCAAGGCTCAGGCGGAAATTCTGACGACCCTGAGCAATGACTATTGCGACGCCTACCTGCTATCTGAATCCAGTCTCTTTGTCTGGAAAGACCGTTTCCTGATGCTGACCTGTGGCACCACCACCCTGGCCGATGCCTTCCTGTACTTTCTGGAGCACATCGCCGACAGGCATATTCTGTTTGCCAGCTTCCAGCGCAAGAATGAGTACCTGTCACATCTGCAGAAAACTTCTTTTGAGCAGGACATTCATCGGATTCAGTCGGAACTGGAGGGCAGCGCATTCCGCGTTGGCAGTCTGGACAGTCATCACAACTATATTTTCCATCTGAATCGTCCTTATCAGCCCCAGGACGACGACCAGACCAGCGAATTACTGATGTATCACATCAAGGGAACCGCGGCTCAGTACCTGCGCAGTGAAGGGCAAACCATTGAAGGCATCCGGAAATTACTCAGACTGGATGAAATCCTGCCGGGTTTTGATCTCAGTGACTGGCTGTTTGAACCTTTTGGTTACTCTCTCAACGCCATCAGGGGTGATCGTTACGCCACTTTCCATATCACGCCTCAGGAGGAAAGCTCCTATGTCAGCTTTGAAACCAACCTGAATATGGAGGACACCGCCATTCTGGAAAAGTTGCTGGAAGCCCTGTGCCCGGGCAGCTGGGATCTGATTGGCTTTAATACACCGGCTCCCCTGCGTGAAAATGGCAAGTTCAGTTGTCTGACGGAATGCCGTCTGCCTCTGAAGTGCGGCTATGATATGAGTTTCAATCATTACCAGCACAAAGATCAGCGCCCGGTAAAGGCCGTTGAATTGACGGGAAAAACATTATGACAACACTGAAAAAAAAGGAAGATCACTCTCTCTACGCCAATGCCTTTGGCTTTTTGCGACGGCCTCTGGATTTCGACCCTGTTCAGTCCGATGCTGACCTGATTATTACCGGCATTCCTTTTGATCTGGCAACAACAGGACGCAGTGGTGCCCGTTTTGGTCCTGAGGCTATTCGCAAGGCTTCCGTTAATCTGGCCTGGGAAGGCAAACGCTGGCCCTGGTTCTTTAACCTGAAAGACCATCTATCCATAGCTGACTGCGGTGACCTGGTGTTTGAATGCGGTAACGCCCAGGATATGAGCGATGCCCTGTTCCAACATGCCGACCAGTTATTGTCTGCTGGTAAACGTATGCTGACGTTTGGCGGTGATCACTTTATTACCCTGCCTTTGCTAAGAGCCCACGCCAAACATCATGGCCCTTTGGCACTGATCCATTTTGATGCTCATACCGATGACTATGATCAGGGTGGCCAGTTCGACCATGGAACCATGTTTTACCATGCCCAGACTGAAGGGTTGATTGACGCTTCCGTTTCGACCCAGATTGGTATTCGCACCACTTACGACCGGAAGAATACGCTCTTCAATGTTCTTGATGCCAATTACGTTAACGGTGCTCCTGTAGCGGAGATCATCGGCAACATACGTGAAAAAGCAGGTGATCGTCGTGTTTATCTGACCTTTGATATCGACTGTCTGGACCCGGCTTATGCTCCGGGCACCGGCACACCGGTTTGCGGCGGCCTGACCTCTGACCGGGCTTTACAGCTACTGAGAGGTTTGCAGGGACTGGATATTGTCGGTATGGATGTGGTTGAAGTCGCACCGGCTTATGATCACGCCGATATTACCGCACTGGCGGGTGCTACGATTGCGCTGGAGATGCTTTATTTGCAGGCATCTCAATCAAAAGACAGTTGACAAACATTCAGCTCAGACAAGCTGCTCGCTGGCGGCCTGTCTGGCAGGAAGCTGTCCTATCACTCTGATCACATCAAGCCTGTTGGAAGATGAGAGCAGGGCAGGATGTGAGCCTGCTTCCGGAAATATCGGTTCTCCCTTGTTAGCCAACCTGAACGCTTCCAAAACAAGATCGCTGCAATAACAGATTCGACCACCAATATCGGATTGCGCATGATCTTCCGAAGAGACACCATCATTGTGAGGAATATGTAATTGCTCATCCACGAAGGCCAAAGCTTTATCCACTAAAGGAAGCCATGGGGACTTGAGACGAGCTACCAGAATGCAAGGTCGTCCCAGTCCATCACAAACAGATTTCCCGATAAATTGATTCAGGGTTATTGTCTGAACCTTTGGCATAACCGCTTCAACCAACTCCCCGCTGCTCCTTACCATGGCCACATGATTCAGAGCCATGCCATTGTGACCAGCAAACAGTCTACTGGTAGCCCACTCCTGCTCTCCCCCCTTGCGGAGTTGAAACAGGAGGTCACCTTTTTGCAGGTCTGGCACAAGTGCGGAGTTTGGTTGCTGGGTCATTTAGCCACCGGAAAGCTCATTTCTCAGCATTTCCAGAACAGGAGTGGTCTCCGGGCGAACCCCTCTCCAGATAGCAAATTGCTCTGCGGCCTGTTCCACCAGCATACCCAGACCATCAATAACCGTTCCTGCACCCTGATCCAGGGCCCACTGATTGAATACGGTATGAGACGCTGAATACATCATGTCGTAACAGCAGGTTGAAGGAGCAATCACGGATGACGGGACAGGGGGCAGGTCGCCGTGCAAACTGGCGGAAGTACCGTTGATAATGATGTCAAAAAAACCTTCCAGTTCTGAAAAGCCGGAAACTGTTACGAGTTGCTCCGGAAACAGGCCAGCCAGGGTCTCGGCCTTGCTGACCGTTCGATTGGCAATCACCAGCTCCGATGGCTCCTGGGCAAGGATCGGCTCAAGGACACCTCTTACCGCACCACCAGCCCCGAGAACCAGCACCCGCGCGTCCCTGATTGAAACACCATTGTTGACCGTCAGATCCTGAACCAGACCCAGCCCATCGGTGTTGTCGCCATTGAGAACACCTTTGTCATCCACCCAGAGGGTATTCACGGCCCCCGCTTTTTCAGCCCTTGCCGTTCGCACGGCTGATAGCTGCCAGGCCTGCTCTTTAAACGGAACCGTGACACTGAGACCCAGGTAGCCACCATTATCAAAGAAACGTTTTACGGCCTCCTCAAAGTCATCAACGGGAACCAGCTGGGCGTTGTAACTCAGCCTGTGCCTGACGGACTCGGCAAACATCGCATGAATTTTGGGCGATTTGCTGTGTTCAATGGGGTTTCCCATCACAGCGTAGTGATCAACAGGTATGGCCATAATGTTTTCTATCTCAGACCCACTCTCTTGGTTTCAGAAATTCATTGTACAAACGAGCCTCTTCCGTCCCGTCTTCCGGGTGCCAGTTGTAATCCCAGCGCACAACCGGTGGCAGGGACATCAGGATAGACTCGGTGCGCCCGCCGGATTGCAGGCCAAATAGTGTGCCTCGGTCGTACACAAGATTAAACTCAACGTAACGCCCCCGCCGGTACTCCTGAAAATAACGGTTTTGTTTCGTGTATTCTGTGTTTTTACGCTTCTGGACAATGGGCAGATACGCTTCGATATAGCTGTTGCCCACCGCCTGCATAAACTCGAAACAGCGTTCAAAGGGCCATTCGTTGAGGTCATCGTAGAACAAACCGCCGATACCACGGGGCTCATTCCGATGCTTCAGGAAGAAGTAATCGTCACACCATTTCTTGTAACGAGGATAAACCT contains these protein-coding regions:
- a CDS encoding ATP-binding protein; the encoded protein is MPYIARAIERYLQECLTDTPVVVITGPRQSGKTTLSQHLLALPELKGKGSYLTLDDENILSIARDDPVGLLRQQSRPVIIDEVQRAPELIRTIKWLVDEDRQPGSFILTGSADLMTLPTLADSLAGRAEFVTLYPFSQPELHQVLFSADQNDVIKQLLSPDFVPKPSMSFEYDNAISAIVRGGYPEVQQRSPERRVRWHRSYTDALVRRDIKEVFQLQKLDEMNQLLRLLAAISSDALNYANLGKAVQMDIKSVQKYVSALENLYLVKRIPGWHRNELKRSIKQAKIHFVDTGLLCALRGINEDSLKADRNLMGSMMETWVCSELLKAIAVSDEDCQLFHYRDKSKYEVDFILSGYNGRATGIEVKAGLTVKKEMFAAQEMLIKAGCIQRGVIVYNGDRVLPFSDKLIAVPVSCLFCPTSLRGAGRKTSLYLH
- the oppC gene encoding oligopeptide ABC transporter permease OppC, translated to MVKKESHQAVENFSQQLEIEGRSLWADARRRFLSNKAAVASMIVLAAVTLLIIFGPMASQFTYDEIDWANMAAPPSMETGHFFGTDHLGRDLFVRTLEGGRISFMVGALGALVAVIIGTIYGAMAGFLGGRVDNLMMRALEILQSFPFMFLVILMITFFGRSILLIFIAIGAVSWLDMARIVRGQTLSLKSKEFVEAAIISGANSSQIIRRHLIPNLLGIVVVYASLLVPGMILFESFLSFLGLGVQEPMTSWGALVNEGAISMEVAIWQLAFPTSFLVITLFCFNFIGDGLRDALDPKDR
- the oppF gene encoding murein tripeptide/oligopeptide ABC transporter ATP binding protein OppF; its protein translation is MSLQLTESLQPVESPQPVESPQPVESPQPVESPQPVESPQPVESLQPILKVRDVKVHFPIHKAKNWPWEKSPVLKAVDGVSFDLFEGETLGVVGESGCGKSTLARSIIGLVKATDGEIFWQDDNVAGLPEKAMREIRKDIQMIFQDPLASLNPRMTIGDIIAEPLRNYYPELSKNEVLSQVRDMMTKVGLLPNVINRYPHEFSGGQCQRIGIARALILKPKLVICDEPVSALDVSIQAQVVNLLKELQKQMGLSLIFIAHDLSVVKHISDRVLVMYLGNEVETAKAEPMYDDPRHPYTKALLSAVPIPDPEMEKKKEIELLEGDLPSPISPPSGCVFRTRCPIAEASCAQHRPRLMDVGNQHFAACPKA
- the oppB gene encoding oligopeptide ABC transporter permease OppB; the encoded protein is MFIFILRRIGVAIPTLFILVLLSFFLMQMAPGSPFTGDFNMPPEILANLEAKYHLDKPLWQQFAYYLKDLLHGDLGPSFKYKDYTVNELVAQSFPVSMTIGSLAFVLTVIVGVGLGTLAALKQNSWVDYTVMTFSMVGVVLPSFVIAPLMVLLFSITLKWLPAGGWNDGSLQNMILPVAAMGILYVAAIARIMRSSMIETLNSNFIRTARAKGLPKHHIILKHALKPALLPVVSYLGPAFVGIITGSVVIETVFGLPGMGQHFVNGALNRDYSLVLGLTIIIGSLTILFTAIVDILYGLIDPKIRVGG
- a CDS encoding type II toxin-antitoxin system CcdA family antitoxin gives rise to the protein MSKTKTTDPIDQELLEQAHELNINISSAEEQRVKTEVRSLEEERLKKLYKEAIKEIEQVVQEDGLFSEGIRTFSDLRP
- a CDS encoding ABC transporter ATP-binding protein encodes the protein MHLLDVDNLRVRFTTPDGDVTAVNNMTFSLDSGETLGLVGESGSGKSQTAFALMGLLAKNGIIEGSARFEGQNILGLSEAELNHIRAEKISMIFQDPMTSLNPYMKVGPQLMEVLQLHKGMSKKEAFEESVRMLDAVKIPEARKRMSMYPHEFSGGMRQRVMIAMALLCRPKLLIADEPTTALDVTVQAQIMELLNELKTEFNTAIIMITHDLGVVAGICDKVLVMYAGRTMEYGTTNEVFYDPRHPYSRGLLGAIPRLDTEGEILPTIPGNPPNLLSLPPGCPFQERCPHVQPRCQREAPPLENFGDGRQKACFWTPDNSANAFDGPLNTSGRSVNSYNREVVV